The following coding sequences are from one Granulicella sp. L56 window:
- a CDS encoding CsbD family protein: protein MNSDQVKGAAQKAGGKVKEEFGKITGNPDTQAKGKFDQAKGQTRESVGDAKEVLKGNK from the coding sequence ATGAACAGCGATCAAGTGAAGGGTGCAGCACAAAAAGCGGGCGGCAAGGTGAAAGAAGAATTTGGCAAGATCACAGGGAACCCCGACACTCAGGCGAAAGGCAAATTCGACCAGGCAAAGGGCCAGACCCGAGAGAGCGTCGGTGATGCCAAGGAAGTTCTTAAGGGTAATAAATAG
- a CDS encoding DUF1003 domain-containing protein: MTVSQNPIQEHIDLIAQHEQEFLAKRTPSERLIDSIAAFAGSLTFVIVHVVVFIGWTAVNTFRIAHIPHFDPAPYSLLGTIVALEAILLASFILMRQSRMGRRSDERDHLMLQILLLTEREITAVLSMERQIAGRMGLEAVAKNKDIETLSQDTSIADVAQTIQESLASE, encoded by the coding sequence ATGACAGTCTCTCAAAACCCAATCCAGGAACATATCGATCTCATAGCCCAGCATGAGCAGGAGTTTCTGGCCAAACGCACACCCTCGGAACGCTTGATCGATTCAATTGCGGCTTTCGCCGGAAGCCTCACCTTTGTCATCGTTCACGTTGTTGTCTTCATTGGATGGACTGCGGTGAATACGTTTCGAATCGCCCACATCCCGCACTTCGATCCTGCTCCCTATTCGCTTCTGGGGACAATTGTGGCTCTTGAAGCAATTCTGTTGGCGAGCTTTATTCTGATGCGTCAATCGCGCATGGGTCGTCGTAGCGACGAACGCGATCATCTGATGCTCCAGATACTTCTCCTAACGGAGAGAGAAATCACGGCAGTATTGAGCATGGAGCGACAGATTGCCGGGAGAATGGGTCTTGAAGCGGTCGCAAAGAATAAAGACATCGAAACGCTGAGTCAGGATACTTCAATCGCCGACGTCGCACAGACGATCCAGGAGAGTCTTGCCTCCGAATAA
- a CDS encoding HAD family hydrolase — protein MIEAVLCDIDGTLLQSNWLHAAAWKDAFAQIDIDVPLEDVRRQIGKGGDELIPVFVPWWKRKAVEQPLKRYREFIFRDQYLSQVEPFPKVRELLQHMKQAGIKISLASSAHQEELEDYKRIANIEDLVEASSSSDDASRSKPHPDIFEATLKKLGVASKNALALGDTPYDTEAAGKANVWTAGVTTGGWTEAELLAAGCIEVYRDVAELLENFEHSAFAK, from the coding sequence ATGATTGAGGCCGTGCTATGTGATATCGACGGAACTTTACTACAGAGCAACTGGCTGCACGCGGCCGCTTGGAAAGACGCGTTCGCCCAAATTGATATTGATGTTCCGCTCGAAGATGTTCGCCGTCAAATTGGGAAGGGAGGCGATGAACTCATACCGGTCTTCGTACCCTGGTGGAAACGCAAGGCGGTGGAGCAGCCATTGAAGAGATATCGCGAATTCATTTTCAGAGACCAGTACCTTTCTCAGGTTGAGCCATTCCCAAAGGTCCGTGAGCTGCTCCAGCACATGAAGCAAGCGGGCATCAAGATTTCTCTCGCTTCTTCCGCACATCAAGAAGAATTGGAGGATTACAAGAGGATTGCCAACATTGAGGACCTGGTCGAAGCAAGCAGTTCGTCGGATGACGCCAGCAGGTCCAAGCCCCACCCGGACATCTTTGAAGCGACGCTGAAGAAGTTGGGAGTCGCGTCGAAGAACGCCCTGGCTCTTGGGGACACCCCTTACGACACGGAAGCAGCCGGCAAGGCCAACGTTTGGACCGCGGGTGTAACAACCGGTGGATGGACGGAGGCGGAGTTGCTGGCCGCCGGTTGCATAGAGGTTTACAGAGACGTGGCAGAACTATTGGAAAACTTTGAGCATAGCGCGTTCGCTAAGTAA
- a CDS encoding ferritin-like domain-containing protein: MSVETLEELLIDELKDLYSAEKQIIRALPKLIKAVTTPELREGLTTHLEETKGQVGRLERIGEILGKKMSGKTCVGMKGVLEEGSEVLEDTEKGPVRDAALISACQRVEHYEMAGYGSARDFAKLLGQKEVAGLLDETLAEEKNADKVLTGASKQVNVQAKQEG; the protein is encoded by the coding sequence ATGAGTGTCGAAACCTTAGAAGAGCTACTGATAGATGAGTTGAAGGATTTATATTCGGCGGAGAAACAGATCATTCGTGCTCTTCCCAAACTGATCAAGGCTGTCACAACTCCCGAGCTGCGGGAGGGCCTCACAACCCATCTCGAAGAAACGAAGGGCCAGGTGGGGCGACTGGAGAGAATAGGTGAAATTCTTGGGAAGAAGATGAGCGGCAAAACGTGCGTCGGCATGAAAGGCGTCCTTGAAGAGGGTTCCGAAGTGCTGGAAGATACCGAAAAGGGCCCGGTGCGCGACGCTGCTCTCATCTCGGCCTGTCAGAGAGTGGAGCACTATGAGATGGCGGGATACGGCTCAGCGCGGGACTTCGCCAAGCTCCTTGGGCAAAAGGAAGTGGCTGGGTTGCTTGATGAGACATTGGCGGAGGAAAAGAACGCCGACAAGGTTTTGACCGGTGCATCCAAGCAGGTCAATGTACAAGCTAAACAAGAAGGGTAA
- a CDS encoding low affinity iron permease family protein yields MNNVEEASRLEVAKVVADSGRKQTQGDAFGKFAAAASSWLGSKWAFVGAIVIIVVWALTGPLFHYSDTWQLVINTGTTIITFLMVFIIQNTQNRDARAINLKLDELIHATDSAKNQMMDIEKLSDEELDIIHERYTRMRADCVGSEGEAKGSPTGS; encoded by the coding sequence ATGAATAACGTAGAAGAAGCCAGTCGTCTAGAAGTTGCAAAGGTGGTGGCCGATAGCGGCCGCAAACAGACCCAGGGTGATGCCTTCGGGAAATTTGCTGCGGCCGCCTCGAGCTGGCTAGGTTCTAAATGGGCATTCGTAGGCGCTATCGTTATCATTGTGGTTTGGGCTCTGACAGGACCCCTCTTCCATTACTCCGACACCTGGCAGCTCGTCATAAACACGGGAACAACGATCATCACGTTTCTTATGGTCTTCATCATCCAAAACACGCAAAATCGAGATGCCCGCGCTATTAATTTGAAGCTCGATGAGCTGATCCACGCGACTGATAGCGCGAAGAATCAGATGATGGATATTGAAAAGTTGAGCGACGAAGAGCTGGACATCATCCATGAGAGGTATACGCGGATGCGTGCCGATTGTGTCGGTTCCGAGGGCGAAGCCAAGGGCTCACCTACTGGCTCATAG
- a CDS encoding alpha/beta fold hydrolase, with protein sequence MFAHGYGCDQNMWRAVVPSFEDEYRVVLFDYVGSGLSDLSSFNRTRYSSLTGYAADVIEIIEELGLDRVTFIGHSVSSMIGALAAIERPKLFEQIVMIGPSPSYINDGDYVGGFGRSDIEDLLEMLDNNHAGWSAMMAPIIMGNPDRPELAAELEASFCKTDPVHAQHFARVTFLSDNRSDLVKLHTRTLILQCAEDAIAPLSVGQYVHRCLPESQLIVMDATGHCPHLSSPGPVTDAIRAFI encoded by the coding sequence ATGTTTGCCCATGGGTACGGATGCGATCAAAACATGTGGCGAGCTGTCGTCCCCAGTTTTGAAGATGAATACAGGGTTGTATTGTTTGATTATGTGGGCTCTGGATTGTCTGATCTTTCCTCATTTAATCGGACGCGATACAGCAGCTTGACCGGTTATGCTGCGGACGTCATAGAGATTATTGAAGAATTAGGACTTGACCGCGTAACTTTCATCGGCCACTCCGTCAGTTCGATGATTGGTGCCCTGGCTGCCATCGAGCGACCGAAGCTATTTGAACAAATTGTGATGATTGGTCCCTCTCCCAGCTATATCAACGACGGGGATTACGTGGGAGGTTTCGGACGTTCCGACATCGAAGATCTTCTCGAAATGCTCGACAACAATCATGCGGGATGGTCGGCAATGATGGCCCCCATCATTATGGGAAATCCTGATAGACCGGAGTTAGCGGCGGAATTGGAAGCCAGCTTTTGCAAAACTGATCCTGTTCACGCACAGCATTTTGCTCGGGTGACCTTTCTTTCGGATAACCGCTCCGATCTCGTGAAACTGCACACCCGCACCCTAATTCTTCAGTGCGCCGAAGATGCGATTGCTCCTCTAAGCGTGGGACAATATGTTCACCGATGTCTACCCGAAAGCCAATTGATCGTGATGGACGCGACGGGACATTGCCCACATCTGAGCTCGCCGGGTCCGGTGACGGACGCGATTCGAGCATTCATCTAG
- a CDS encoding PAS domain S-box protein: protein MPTSELAGSGDGRDSSIHLDQEATSALEYFRDLYENAPSGYLVLNLDGCILSANSPFLSLTGLSKGQETGLNFRTFLTSAGAIFYDSQILQPLLLSGKRDEIALDLKIGNRRIPILANFSLVYESTEPTQIRVIVFNASDRRLFEKELLRSRKEAEQLSEVILHSSDAIVTAKLDGSVRTWNMGAANLFGYAGPEAVGVPLWRLILPEEKLELSHTAMKSLKSGLEFSWEGASRHKNGSEIEVSIKLTPHMEAPGTLVAFSAMIRDVSKQKSAERALLQSEKLASVGRLASSIAHEINNPLAAVTNLLYLIDQQANTPALKQLTETAQEELARVSQITSHTLRFHRQSSNPTDLNLKNLFESVVALYRARLRNSSISTEIRAHAAQLHCHEGELRQIVLNIVGNAIDAMKLGGKLYLRCRQARSAKMDVDGVRLVIADNGTGMDQATMAKIFEPFFTTKGIGGTGLGLWITDDLVQRNGGFIKIRSSVSSTTHGTIVTLFFPGKTVSEKDHGLSY from the coding sequence TTGCCCACATCTGAGCTCGCCGGGTCCGGTGACGGACGCGATTCGAGCATTCATCTAGATCAGGAAGCAACTTCGGCCTTGGAGTATTTCCGCGATCTCTACGAAAACGCACCCAGCGGCTACCTTGTGCTGAACCTGGATGGATGTATTCTCAGCGCGAATTCCCCATTCTTGAGTTTGACCGGACTCTCAAAGGGCCAGGAGACCGGCCTCAATTTTCGAACGTTTCTTACATCTGCCGGGGCAATCTTCTATGACAGCCAGATCCTGCAACCTCTCCTCTTGTCGGGCAAAAGAGACGAGATTGCTCTTGATCTGAAGATTGGTAATCGACGTATCCCCATATTGGCCAATTTTTCATTGGTATATGAATCCACCGAACCGACCCAGATCAGAGTGATTGTGTTCAATGCGAGCGACAGACGCTTGTTCGAAAAGGAATTGTTGCGCTCTCGCAAGGAGGCCGAGCAACTCTCAGAGGTGATCCTTCATTCTTCGGATGCAATTGTCACTGCAAAGCTTGATGGCAGCGTGAGGACCTGGAATATGGGAGCGGCGAATCTCTTTGGATACGCCGGACCTGAGGCTGTAGGAGTGCCCCTCTGGAGGCTCATTCTTCCAGAAGAGAAGCTTGAACTGTCTCACACTGCCATGAAGAGTCTCAAGAGTGGACTAGAGTTCTCATGGGAAGGTGCAAGTCGGCACAAAAATGGATCTGAGATCGAAGTGTCAATCAAATTGACTCCCCACATGGAAGCGCCAGGAACACTTGTTGCTTTCTCCGCAATGATCCGCGACGTCTCCAAACAAAAAAGCGCTGAACGCGCCTTACTGCAAAGCGAAAAGCTGGCCTCGGTGGGACGATTGGCAAGCTCGATTGCACATGAAATCAATAATCCTTTAGCTGCGGTCACCAACCTGCTCTACCTTATCGACCAGCAGGCAAATACTCCCGCTTTGAAACAGCTCACGGAAACCGCGCAAGAGGAGCTGGCACGAGTCTCTCAGATCACATCGCATACCTTGCGATTCCATCGCCAAAGCAGTAACCCCACCGATTTGAATTTGAAGAACCTTTTCGAGTCCGTTGTAGCTCTCTACCGGGCGCGGCTCCGGAATTCATCCATCAGCACGGAAATTCGAGCTCACGCGGCGCAGCTTCATTGTCACGAAGGCGAGCTAAGGCAAATTGTGCTGAACATAGTAGGGAATGCGATCGATGCGATGAAGCTTGGAGGGAAGCTTTACCTTCGATGCCGGCAGGCTAGAAGCGCGAAGATGGACGTTGATGGCGTTCGACTCGTTATCGCTGACAACGGAACTGGCATGGACCAGGCAACCATGGCCAAGATCTTCGAGCCCTTCTTTACCACTAAGGGCATCGGCGGTACCGGATTGGGATTGTGGATCACCGATGATCTCGTTCAAAGGAATGGTGGATTTATAAAGATCCGAAGCTCAGTCAGTTCCACCACTCATGGAACCATTGTCACGCTGTTCTTTCCAGGGAAGACAGTGTCGGAGAAAGACCATGGACTTTCCTACTAG
- a CDS encoding Ku protein: MPTRPTWSGSIQISLVSIAVRIFPAINPGKQIEFHQIDRKTHKRVHHQNVDEAGEVEKADIVKGFEYAKNKYIEIDPEELKALRLPTATTMSIQQFVKAEELSPGLYDRPYFVIPKDEVQAKALSIMRKALAQTNTLGIGEIAFSGRQHLVAIGAPLNPKQKGLMLYMLRYEDELRDPKSLLSGVKEASVDSDELSLAKQLIRGKSSKFDLTAYKNDYEAAVKKLVDAKRKGKPLPEPEPEPAKTKVVNIMDALRSSLKEEKKPGATAKAKKGTRRKKAA, from the coding sequence ATGCCGACACGACCCACATGGTCTGGATCTATTCAAATTTCACTCGTTTCGATCGCGGTCAGGATCTTCCCGGCCATTAATCCTGGCAAGCAGATTGAGTTCCACCAAATCGATCGCAAGACGCATAAGCGTGTTCATCATCAGAATGTCGATGAGGCAGGAGAAGTAGAGAAGGCGGACATTGTCAAAGGTTTTGAGTATGCCAAAAACAAGTACATAGAGATTGATCCGGAGGAGCTGAAGGCGCTTCGCCTGCCTACAGCAACAACGATGTCGATCCAGCAATTCGTGAAAGCCGAAGAGCTGTCTCCGGGACTTTATGACCGGCCTTATTTCGTGATTCCGAAGGATGAGGTACAGGCTAAGGCACTCAGTATTATGCGCAAGGCGCTCGCGCAGACGAATACTTTGGGCATCGGAGAGATCGCCTTCAGTGGTCGCCAACACCTGGTTGCAATTGGAGCTCCTCTGAACCCCAAACAAAAGGGCCTGATGCTCTATATGCTTCGATACGAAGATGAACTGCGCGATCCCAAATCCCTCCTCTCGGGTGTCAAGGAGGCCTCAGTGGACTCAGACGAACTCTCTTTGGCGAAGCAGCTAATCCGTGGAAAGTCATCAAAATTCGATCTCACTGCGTACAAAAATGACTATGAGGCTGCGGTGAAGAAGCTGGTCGACGCAAAGCGGAAAGGAAAGCCGCTGCCGGAACCCGAACCGGAGCCGGCGAAGACCAAGGTGGTCAATATTATGGATGCTTTGCGGAGCAGCCTGAAGGAAGAGAAGAAACCTGGAGCGACAGCAAAAGCTAAGAAGGGAACACGGCGGAAGAAGGCTGCTTAG
- a CDS encoding single-stranded DNA-binding protein: MFNKIILIGRLGQNAEAKTAQNNKEFVVLNIATQESWKNDKGDYENRTEWHRVYAWRNLSKFAKTLQKGQLVTLEGILRYREVEDEVKGVNFKHRIAEIHAISMKRLSKIEAADDPSDGADDE, encoded by the coding sequence ATGTTCAACAAAATTATTCTCATCGGCCGCCTCGGGCAGAACGCAGAAGCCAAAACCGCTCAGAACAACAAAGAGTTCGTCGTTCTCAACATCGCAACCCAGGAGAGCTGGAAGAACGACAAGGGCGACTACGAGAACCGCACCGAATGGCATCGCGTCTATGCCTGGAGGAATCTCTCGAAGTTCGCCAAAACTCTCCAGAAGGGGCAGCTCGTCACCCTGGAAGGCATCCTCCGCTATCGCGAGGTAGAGGATGAGGTCAAGGGTGTTAACTTCAAGCACCGGATCGCAGAGATCCACGCCATCAGCATGAAGCGGCTCTCGAAGATCGAAGCCGCCGACGATCCTTCGGATGGAGCCGACGACGAGTAA
- a CDS encoding RepB family DNA primase: protein MDRTEITVRNMLKAIKAPLYDIGVLSDRGMLPGFDSIPAGDVLKRLPLLKYCNARGSHIYVRPSGEHGYTVLDDLNETMLARLATDGFNPCAIVETSAGNFQAWLKHRSVFPKLLGTFAAQTLAERYDADPSAADWRRFGRLPGFTNCKPKYRKPDGLFPFVRLQSHTGQQYPTAEAFEQEITNLYEAREQEHEGRRLQSSLSPRRGPRLSTLSLERFRSSSKYQDRPAAADIAFCVAAFADGMTEDRIGCALEDHYLSRDPSPSRRSAYIRRTMAKARRWIER from the coding sequence ATGGACAGAACAGAAATCACGGTTCGCAACATGCTCAAGGCTATAAAAGCGCCGCTCTACGATATCGGTGTGTTGAGTGATCGAGGGATGCTTCCTGGTTTCGACAGTATTCCCGCCGGGGATGTGCTGAAGCGACTTCCACTTCTCAAATACTGCAACGCTCGCGGCTCGCATATCTACGTCCGCCCTTCGGGCGAACATGGCTATACCGTCCTCGACGATCTTAACGAGACCATGCTCGCGCGGCTCGCGACCGATGGCTTCAACCCTTGCGCCATTGTCGAGACCAGCGCCGGAAACTTTCAAGCCTGGCTGAAACACCGGTCTGTGTTTCCAAAGCTCCTCGGAACCTTTGCCGCGCAGACATTGGCCGAGCGGTACGATGCTGATCCGAGCGCGGCGGACTGGAGGAGGTTTGGGCGACTCCCCGGCTTTACGAACTGCAAGCCTAAATACCGAAAGCCGGACGGCCTCTTCCCTTTCGTGCGCCTGCAAAGCCATACTGGGCAGCAGTACCCGACGGCAGAAGCCTTCGAGCAAGAGATAACCAATCTCTACGAGGCCCGCGAGCAGGAACACGAGGGGAGGCGGCTGCAGAGTTCTCTTTCTCCCCGAAGGGGACCGAGGTTATCGACCTTGTCTCTTGAGCGATTCCGCAGCTCAAGCAAATATCAGGACCGCCCCGCCGCCGCCGATATCGCTTTCTGTGTCGCTGCTTTTGCCGATGGCATGACCGAGGATCGGATCGGTTGTGCCCTTGAAGACCATTACCTCTCCCGCGACCCCAGCCCTTCCAGACGATCTGCCTACATCCGGAGAACCATGGCGAAGGCGAGGAGATGGATTGAGCGATAG
- a CDS encoding ParB/RepB/Spo0J family partition protein produces the protein MQNSSAFQYLAIDTIHESTTNPRRSFDETKLQELAESIRHHGLIQPITVRPNSDGFELIAGARRYRAARLAELFSIPARIVEIDDAQALEWQLVENSQRVDVHPYEEAQGFQRLLDLPGYDVATLVDKSGKSASHIYARLSLLQLIPAVAEAFTQERITASHANLIARLPQESQAEAFEQCWRKDWQDSEAHLLPAKHVSAWIQNNLYLALADAPFDREDPTLNPAAGACVTCPRRSGYNTSLFSDVVRWRSVPLRALLSTQTHRPY, from the coding sequence ATGCAGAACAGCAGCGCATTTCAGTATCTCGCCATCGACACCATCCACGAGTCCACCACCAATCCCCGGCGCAGCTTCGATGAAACCAAGTTGCAGGAGCTGGCCGAGAGCATCAGGCACCACGGCCTCATTCAACCCATTACCGTGCGGCCTAACTCGGACGGCTTCGAGTTGATCGCAGGAGCGCGACGTTATCGTGCCGCACGACTGGCCGAGTTATTCTCCATTCCCGCCCGTATTGTCGAGATTGACGATGCACAGGCGCTCGAATGGCAGTTAGTCGAGAATAGCCAGCGCGTAGACGTTCACCCTTACGAAGAGGCGCAGGGGTTCCAGCGCTTGCTCGACCTTCCCGGCTACGACGTAGCCACACTTGTCGACAAGTCAGGCAAGAGTGCAAGTCACATCTACGCCCGTCTATCTCTTTTGCAACTCATTCCCGCAGTGGCCGAAGCGTTCACGCAGGAGCGTATCACTGCCAGTCACGCCAACCTCATTGCCCGTCTGCCGCAGGAATCACAGGCCGAAGCATTCGAGCAGTGCTGGCGCAAGGACTGGCAGGACTCAGAAGCGCATTTGCTACCTGCAAAGCACGTATCCGCTTGGATTCAGAACAACCTCTATCTCGCGCTTGCGGATGCGCCCTTCGACCGCGAAGACCCGACCCTCAACCCCGCAGCCGGAGCTTGCGTCACCTGCCCCCGTCGCAGCGGATACAACACTTCCCTCTTTTCGGACGTAGTCCGATGGCGATCAGTGCCTCTCCGGGCCCTGCTATCAACTCAAACTCACCGTCCATATTGA
- a CDS encoding ArdC family protein, producing MSIIATTNETSNVTSLPSPSKAQTAKEVIAANVKLLIEQLEAGHSEGLTAYLTAMGRFHNYSFGNILEIARQKPDATRVAGMYAWNQLGRKVIKGQKGIRILAPMIGIRRKKDKEAEKDITKQHQPVLVGFRSAYVFDVSQTEGAPLPDLSERVKGEVGEYRERMIDFLTAQGIELEFKESIAPALGMSYGGRIAILPGQPSAEEFSTLVHEVAHELLHKSTRRTATTKTVRETEAEAIAFVVSQSIGLDAGNASADYINLYHGNAALLTESLEVIQRTSALILSAIETPAATTEETEADTRLAQAS from the coding sequence ATGAGCATCATCGCCACCACGAACGAAACCAGCAACGTTACTTCCCTTCCCTCACCCTCAAAGGCGCAGACGGCCAAAGAAGTAATCGCCGCCAATGTAAAACTTCTCATCGAGCAGCTTGAGGCAGGACACAGCGAAGGACTCACCGCCTACCTCACCGCAATGGGCCGTTTCCATAACTACAGCTTCGGGAACATTCTCGAAATCGCACGACAGAAGCCGGACGCAACTCGTGTTGCCGGGATGTATGCGTGGAACCAGCTAGGCCGCAAGGTCATCAAGGGACAGAAGGGCATCCGCATTCTGGCTCCGATGATCGGGATTCGACGCAAGAAGGACAAGGAAGCCGAGAAGGACATTACCAAACAGCACCAGCCCGTACTCGTCGGCTTCCGTTCCGCATACGTCTTCGATGTGAGCCAGACCGAGGGCGCACCGCTCCCCGATCTCTCAGAGCGGGTGAAGGGCGAAGTAGGCGAGTACCGCGAACGCATGATCGACTTTCTGACGGCGCAGGGTATTGAGCTTGAATTCAAAGAGAGCATCGCCCCGGCGCTTGGCATGAGCTACGGAGGACGCATCGCCATCCTTCCCGGACAGCCCTCAGCCGAAGAATTTTCAACTTTGGTCCATGAGGTAGCTCACGAGCTTTTGCATAAATCCACCCGCAGGACAGCGACCACCAAGACCGTTCGCGAGACAGAAGCCGAAGCTATCGCCTTTGTGGTTTCTCAGTCCATCGGACTCGATGCAGGTAACGCATCAGCCGACTACATCAATCTTTACCACGGCAACGCCGCACTTCTGACCGAGAGCCTCGAAGTCATTCAGCGCACATCAGCTTTGATTCTTTCCGCTATCGAGACACCCGCCGCCACAACGGAGGAGACCGAAGCCGACACCAGACTGGCGCAAGCCAGTTAA
- a CDS encoding response regulator → MDVLESSRAFKCRVLIVDDESLVLQACAAIVRSFGFTVRTAEGGFVALKILREVLPDIIISDLRMPSMSGFELLSIVRRRFPHIPTIGISGEFILANMPLGLLVDHFFQKGEYTPEQLKAKMKKLIADSPIRAHIGKVDKAPLWIPRKDANYIVVTCPECLRSSSIADQGGSGDLQETEYIACGAIINYLVDSSVLKVLEEKGNGLPPRKSEA, encoded by the coding sequence GTGGATGTATTGGAATCGAGCCGCGCTTTCAAGTGCCGTGTCCTCATCGTCGACGATGAATCCCTCGTACTACAAGCCTGTGCTGCTATCGTCCGCAGCTTCGGATTTACGGTCCGTACGGCAGAGGGCGGATTCGTCGCCCTCAAGATACTGCGAGAAGTCCTTCCGGATATCATCATTTCCGACCTGCGAATGCCGAGCATGTCGGGATTTGAACTGCTTTCCATCGTCCGCCGCCGGTTCCCTCATATTCCGACCATTGGGATCAGTGGCGAATTCATTCTTGCGAATATGCCACTCGGGTTGCTCGTCGACCATTTCTTTCAGAAGGGCGAATACACTCCCGAACAGCTCAAAGCAAAGATGAAAAAGCTAATTGCGGACTCTCCCATACGCGCGCACATTGGCAAAGTCGATAAAGCGCCGTTGTGGATTCCGCGGAAAGATGCAAATTATATTGTGGTTACCTGCCCTGAATGCTTGCGTTCCTCATCGATTGCAGACCAAGGCGGGTCAGGTGATCTGCAAGAAACAGAATATATCGCCTGTGGAGCAATCATCAATTATCTGGTGGACTCGAGTGTTCTGAAAGTCCTCGAGGAGAAAGGTAACGGCCTCCCGCCTCGAAAATCTGAAGCTTAA
- a CDS encoding response regulator transcription factor produces MDSPIRVVLADDHPIIRSGLRLSLATNREIEIVGEAGDGESALLKIRELAPDVAILDIDMPKLDGLTVVRQLRSLNLHTKIILLTLHSEPIYLRAAFDAGAQGYILKDSGTEDVLAAIRAVTSEQMYVAPSMTHHLIRLQTAEKAGGTMGKLSPTERIVMRLIAEGNSSKDIGKHLGIHYRTVDNHRTNICRKLGLEGANSLLRFALQHKGES; encoded by the coding sequence GTGGATAGCCCTATTCGTGTCGTGTTAGCGGATGATCATCCGATCATTCGATCTGGGTTGAGGTTAAGCCTCGCGACAAATCGCGAGATTGAAATCGTCGGTGAGGCCGGCGACGGCGAATCCGCTCTGTTGAAGATTCGAGAACTCGCACCCGATGTCGCGATCCTCGATATCGACATGCCTAAGTTGGACGGCCTAACTGTAGTGCGTCAACTCCGCTCGCTGAACCTACATACAAAGATCATTCTGCTTACGCTACATTCCGAGCCTATCTATCTGCGTGCGGCATTTGACGCTGGCGCCCAGGGCTACATCCTCAAGGATAGCGGGACAGAAGACGTTCTTGCGGCAATACGCGCGGTGACGTCGGAGCAGATGTATGTCGCTCCCAGCATGACTCACCACTTGATCAGACTTCAGACTGCCGAGAAAGCGGGCGGCACAATGGGCAAATTAAGTCCGACTGAGCGCATTGTGATGAGATTGATCGCTGAAGGCAATTCAAGCAAGGACATTGGCAAACACCTCGGCATCCACTATCGAACCGTCGACAATCACCGAACCAACATTTGCCGCAAACTCGGCCTTGAGGGGGCGAACTCACTCTTAAGGTTTGCGCTGCAGCATAAAGGTGAATCTTGA
- a CDS encoding response regulator transcription factor, with the protein MAFVQGASSQQPLRIMIVEDNSKVRELIRCALNGDENEIIECIDGADALEAYKVHRPDVVLMDIQMPRLDGLSATRILREHDPDARVHILSDYDEDELGWAATAAGACGFTSKVNIHELDSILSRYAIRRHRR; encoded by the coding sequence ATGGCATTTGTTCAAGGGGCTTCTTCTCAACAACCGCTGAGGATCATGATCGTCGAAGACAATTCGAAAGTGAGAGAACTGATCCGTTGTGCACTCAATGGAGACGAAAATGAGATTATCGAATGCATCGACGGCGCGGATGCGCTTGAGGCATACAAGGTTCACCGGCCCGACGTAGTCTTGATGGACATTCAAATGCCTCGCCTCGATGGTCTCTCAGCGACAAGGATTCTGAGAGAGCACGATCCCGATGCCAGAGTCCATATACTCAGTGACTATGATGAAGACGAACTAGGGTGGGCGGCCACGGCTGCAGGGGCCTGTGGATTTACGTCGAAGGTCAATATCCACGAATTAGATTCGATTCTCAGCCGATACGCAATCCGACGACACCGTCGTTAG